One genomic window of Polyangium aurulentum includes the following:
- a CDS encoding YihY/virulence factor BrkB family protein has product MSSQRPDIRAHATATYGAVGRLVHYLDLHDAPRAASAMAFDAFLSIIPLLAVAGWAMHRLRDDVAHLVASLLRAAPPSVSRALEAEFLRVDDAKALVFAPVGLFAFLWVSSGGAATAIGVFETMFVCEYRPWWKRRLVGVGFIIGSLPAVALATALGLLLASAAGSFLGGLIALMAPLVIVTALVAAFFRLAVRRHRSVRRRIWPGAIATVALWVLVSILFSLYVGSVARYATLYGNLANVAVLLFWLWLVSMALLVGGEINAQLEGVRDPHEGPHAPVATPVPSRPAQSTPRPAPSLRPKRTASSE; this is encoded by the coding sequence ATGTCGAGCCAGCGTCCGGACATCCGTGCGCACGCGACCGCCACGTACGGCGCGGTCGGCAGGCTCGTCCATTACCTCGACCTGCATGACGCGCCGCGCGCTGCCAGCGCGATGGCCTTCGATGCCTTCCTCAGCATCATCCCGCTGCTCGCCGTGGCCGGCTGGGCGATGCACCGGCTGCGCGACGACGTGGCCCACCTCGTCGCCTCGCTCTTGCGCGCCGCGCCGCCCAGCGTCTCGCGCGCGCTCGAGGCCGAGTTCCTCCGCGTCGACGACGCCAAGGCCCTCGTCTTCGCCCCGGTCGGTCTCTTCGCCTTCTTGTGGGTCTCGTCCGGCGGCGCGGCGACGGCGATCGGCGTCTTCGAGACGATGTTCGTCTGCGAGTACCGGCCGTGGTGGAAGCGCCGCCTCGTGGGCGTCGGCTTCATCATCGGCTCGCTCCCGGCCGTGGCGCTCGCGACCGCGCTCGGCCTGCTCCTCGCGAGCGCGGCGGGCTCTTTCCTTGGCGGGCTCATCGCGCTCATGGCCCCGCTCGTCATCGTGACGGCGCTGGTCGCCGCCTTCTTCCGCCTCGCGGTGCGCAGACATCGCTCGGTGCGCCGCCGCATCTGGCCGGGCGCGATCGCGACCGTGGCGCTGTGGGTGCTCGTCTCGATCCTGTTCTCGCTCTACGTCGGCAGCGTCGCGCGGTACGCGACGCTCTACGGCAACCTCGCGAACGTGGCCGTGCTGCTGTTCTGGCTGTGGCTCGTCTCGATGGCGCTGCTCGTCGGCGGCGAGATCAACGCGCAGCTCGAGGGCGTGCGCGATCCACACGAGGGCCCGCACGCGCCTGTGGCCACGCCCGTGCCCTCGAGGCCCGCTCAGTCGACGCCGCGCCCGGCGCCCAGCTTGCGACCGAAGAGGACGGCGTCGAGCGAGTAG
- a CDS encoding AAA family ATPase gives MAEKNKDLARAEVVEFQKTIGELREEVGKVIVGNREVVDGVLTCMLAGSHALLEGVPGLGKTMLVRTMSQALELQFARIQFTPDMMPADILGTTVIDEGAGGQRNFSFRKGPIFANIVLADEINRATPKTQSALLEAMQEHRVTVNKQTYTLEEPFFVLATQNPLESEGTYPLPEAQLDRFFFKLHVPFPGRDELHSILDRTTGMDAPEARPVVNRQRLLAMQKLVREVPVARHVQDYAVRLLQATHPADKSLDQVKRFVKFGSSPRGAQAILLAAKIRALFEGRFSASTDDVKAVALPALRHRVLLNFEGEAEGVKTDDVLLAIIKQLPDTEK, from the coding sequence ATGGCCGAAAAGAACAAGGATCTCGCGCGCGCAGAGGTGGTCGAGTTCCAGAAGACCATCGGCGAGCTTCGCGAGGAGGTGGGGAAGGTCATCGTCGGCAACCGCGAGGTCGTCGACGGCGTGCTCACGTGCATGCTGGCCGGCTCTCACGCGCTGCTCGAGGGCGTGCCGGGGCTCGGCAAGACGATGCTCGTCCGCACGATGTCGCAGGCGCTCGAGCTGCAATTCGCGCGCATCCAGTTCACGCCCGACATGATGCCCGCCGACATCCTCGGCACCACGGTCATCGACGAGGGCGCGGGCGGGCAGCGGAACTTCTCGTTCCGCAAGGGCCCCATCTTCGCGAACATCGTGCTCGCCGACGAGATCAACCGCGCGACGCCGAAGACGCAGAGCGCGCTGCTCGAGGCCATGCAGGAGCACCGGGTCACGGTCAACAAGCAGACCTACACGCTCGAGGAGCCGTTCTTCGTGCTCGCGACGCAGAACCCGCTCGAGAGCGAGGGCACGTATCCCTTGCCCGAGGCGCAGCTCGACCGCTTCTTCTTCAAGCTGCACGTGCCCTTCCCGGGCCGCGACGAGCTGCACTCGATCCTCGACCGGACCACGGGCATGGATGCTCCCGAAGCGCGGCCCGTGGTGAACCGCCAGCGCCTGCTCGCGATGCAGAAGCTCGTGCGCGAGGTGCCCGTGGCGCGCCACGTCCAGGACTACGCCGTGCGGCTGCTCCAGGCGACGCACCCCGCGGACAAGAGCCTCGATCAGGTGAAGCGCTTCGTGAAGTTCGGCTCGTCGCCGCGCGGCGCGCAGGCGATCCTGCTCGCGGCCAAGATCCGGGCGCTGTTCGAGGGGAGGTTCTCGGCCTCCACCGACGACGTCAAGGCCGTGGCCTTGCCGGCGCTGCGGCATCGCGTGCTCTTGAACTTCGAGGGCGAGGCCGAGGGCGTGAAGACCGACGACGTGCTGCTCGCGATCATCAAGCAGCTCCCCGACACCGAGAAGTAG
- a CDS encoding ATP-binding protein, translating into MTARAGGVVARGGVREGELCFLGSLHELVAIGLYRPALDALVAGNGPPSRPPIDRAYLLKILDEEVGRQFGHPLRPVVELVLNAIDATIERPALIDVRLSDGSVEVTDSGVGMTLRAILSRLLVPFATDKRPGVDLGRFGVGFFSVIGLGLPDPETLALDVETGDGVEGWSLRVLAEGPEPSSLVCAIRKMAPARGTRVRVRSSLLDAEQVRAYLRDALHFFPQEHALIRIDGVAINDGRYLAGGKLFADGVSIEDPSLVARFHFGGRPLAAGISAATYHAGVKVESCLAIPELALIDFPGAVELTEGRDALKLGRAFRSTAAAFHRRLIHLSRTTNTGRRAAERLAEVAAQISALMLQSSAWSEVAPELARALLGPDRYLISPERREAIIGFLGGGIESRLFVPESFWAEREWQGFLPGERDLLERELDMDPIESLAGLARRRPDLLGLTVLVGRAERPEAVAVVLARGRRLPPGAMPCLGTRQAVLVREDAPAVARPARWSDVYALRVAFDRACGLREPDLERELIVSDPIGLGGNT; encoded by the coding sequence GTGACCGCACGTGCGGGCGGGGTCGTGGCGAGGGGCGGGGTGCGCGAAGGCGAGCTCTGCTTCCTCGGCTCGCTGCACGAGCTCGTGGCGATCGGCCTGTATCGGCCGGCCCTCGACGCGCTCGTCGCCGGGAACGGTCCGCCCTCGCGACCGCCCATCGATCGCGCCTACTTGCTCAAGATCCTCGACGAAGAGGTCGGCCGGCAGTTCGGACACCCGCTCCGCCCCGTGGTCGAGCTGGTGCTGAACGCGATCGACGCGACCATCGAGCGCCCCGCGCTCATCGACGTGCGCCTGTCCGACGGCTCGGTCGAGGTCACCGACAGCGGCGTGGGCATGACCCTGCGCGCGATCCTGTCGCGGCTGCTCGTGCCGTTCGCCACCGACAAGCGGCCCGGCGTGGATCTCGGCCGCTTCGGCGTGGGCTTCTTCTCGGTCATCGGCCTCGGTCTGCCCGATCCCGAGACGCTCGCGCTCGACGTCGAGACGGGCGACGGCGTCGAGGGCTGGAGCCTGCGCGTGCTCGCCGAAGGCCCCGAACCCTCGTCGCTCGTCTGCGCGATCCGCAAGATGGCGCCCGCTCGCGGCACGCGCGTGCGCGTTCGCTCGTCGCTCCTCGACGCCGAGCAGGTGCGCGCGTACCTGCGCGACGCGCTGCACTTCTTCCCGCAAGAGCACGCGCTCATCCGCATCGACGGCGTCGCCATCAACGACGGCCGTTACCTCGCGGGCGGCAAGCTCTTCGCCGACGGCGTCTCGATCGAGGATCCCTCGCTCGTCGCGCGCTTCCACTTCGGCGGACGCCCACTCGCAGCCGGCATCAGCGCCGCGACGTACCACGCGGGCGTCAAGGTCGAGTCGTGCCTCGCGATCCCCGAGCTCGCCCTCATCGACTTCCCGGGCGCCGTCGAGCTCACCGAGGGCCGCGACGCGCTCAAGCTCGGCCGCGCGTTTCGATCCACGGCCGCTGCGTTCCACCGCAGGCTCATCCACCTCTCGCGCACGACGAACACCGGCCGCAGGGCCGCCGAGCGCCTCGCCGAGGTCGCCGCGCAGATCAGCGCGCTCATGCTGCAGTCGTCGGCGTGGAGCGAGGTCGCGCCGGAGCTGGCGCGCGCGCTGCTCGGCCCCGATCGCTACCTCATCAGCCCCGAGCGGCGCGAGGCGATCATCGGCTTCCTCGGCGGCGGGATCGAGAGCCGCCTCTTCGTGCCCGAGAGCTTCTGGGCCGAGCGCGAGTGGCAGGGCTTCTTGCCCGGCGAGCGCGATCTGCTCGAGCGCGAGCTCGACATGGATCCCATCGAGAGCCTCGCCGGTCTCGCGCGGCGCCGGCCCGATCTGCTGGGCCTGACCGTGCTCGTCGGCAGAGCCGAGCGACCCGAGGCCGTCGCCGTCGTCCTCGCGCGCGGCCGCAGGCTGCCTCCTGGCGCGATGCCTTGCCTCGGCACGCGCCAGGCCGTCCTCGTGCGTGAAGATGCGCCCGCAGTCGCTCGGCCCGCGCGCTGGTCCGACGTCTACGCGCTGCGCGTCGCCTTCGACCGCGCCTGCGGTCTGCGCGAACCCGATCTCGAACGCGAGCTCATCGTCAGCGATCCGATTGGTCTTGGGGGGAACACGTGA
- a CDS encoding ATP-binding protein codes for MTEVYSGRLSELLLVRVHGRSACYLAASRAARSGIVEACRKEATVPDLAERILARTIYAQSASRVAPLRELLQNALDASPRGASIDVVSSLGGAEITVTDRGRGMTRDEVLMDLLVPFRSGKEGDPFAIGEHGIGFFSALEIAPRLEVKTRTRTEGWRLRVEPIGKGPPYTDFAWTIHPLPRVEGWTGTSVRLILDEPLSRSVLATEVAAAAAFVDPVLARIYVDGVLINVARTRMRRAARVPIDGGAAGPLGELELWVGRGDGIEPHFNVTQRGLLVNVRQDVFNSPDLSLHRDLARAIVSAGFGMVAELPLEVPLNKGRSAVAAHVSSAVETALVAAFERFVLHDALFDRELLRAVDHRLSAVLDRLLNAAFAGQAAEVMPPHDGIDDSAPSLRGRVYAAPPQSERQPKQPRPTVAAPEEVVRFADALLDAPALRVLSVDGSLHQQHLIMTLRHLLMAYRSGTLRPLGEPLMPGRVYISLQDPLADALWRRLAANEAASAAAAATGHDRRSRRVGALAMPRIDRETLLATARPVPGVDALAAAMTILEGIDASISLAADLTPSPISVHQDLYGPDEMAHTDGSGISLNMASPRVRGLLLSVLCEDDVAAFSALVDLMLHEKTHVSLASFVPHANAEHGASFYRRKDLLRRRLLEAMSSGAVGDPMVWLAAARRGLASPALPAPEMLAATFNAPAVAA; via the coding sequence GTGACCGAAGTTTATTCCGGCCGTCTTTCGGAGCTCCTGCTCGTGCGCGTGCACGGCCGCTCCGCTTGCTATCTCGCCGCGAGCCGCGCCGCGCGCTCGGGCATCGTCGAGGCCTGCCGCAAGGAGGCCACCGTCCCCGATCTCGCCGAGAGGATCCTCGCGCGCACGATCTACGCTCAGTCCGCCTCCCGCGTCGCGCCGCTGCGCGAGCTTCTGCAGAACGCGCTCGACGCCTCGCCGCGCGGCGCGTCGATCGACGTCGTGTCCTCGCTCGGCGGCGCCGAGATCACGGTCACCGATCGCGGTCGCGGCATGACGCGCGACGAGGTGCTGATGGATCTGCTCGTGCCGTTCAGGAGCGGCAAGGAGGGCGATCCGTTCGCGATCGGCGAGCACGGCATCGGCTTCTTCAGCGCGCTCGAGATCGCGCCTCGCCTCGAGGTGAAGACGCGCACCCGCACCGAGGGCTGGCGCCTGCGCGTCGAGCCGATCGGCAAGGGCCCGCCCTACACCGACTTCGCGTGGACCATCCATCCCTTGCCGCGCGTCGAGGGCTGGACCGGCACCTCGGTGCGCTTGATCCTCGACGAGCCGCTCAGCCGCTCGGTGCTCGCCACCGAGGTCGCCGCCGCGGCCGCGTTCGTCGACCCCGTCCTCGCGCGCATCTACGTCGACGGCGTGCTCATCAACGTCGCGCGCACCCGCATGCGTCGCGCCGCGCGCGTGCCCATCGACGGCGGCGCAGCGGGCCCGCTCGGCGAGCTCGAGCTGTGGGTCGGTCGCGGTGACGGCATCGAGCCGCACTTCAACGTCACGCAGCGCGGTCTGCTCGTGAACGTTCGCCAGGACGTCTTCAACTCGCCCGATCTGTCTCTGCACCGCGATCTCGCCCGCGCCATCGTCTCGGCGGGCTTCGGCATGGTGGCCGAGCTGCCCCTCGAGGTGCCGCTCAACAAGGGTCGCTCCGCCGTCGCCGCGCACGTGTCGAGCGCCGTCGAGACCGCGCTCGTCGCCGCCTTCGAGCGCTTCGTGCTCCATGACGCGCTCTTCGATCGCGAGCTTTTGCGCGCGGTGGATCACCGCCTCTCGGCGGTCCTCGATCGGCTCCTCAACGCGGCGTTCGCGGGTCAGGCGGCAGAGGTCATGCCGCCGCACGACGGCATCGACGACAGCGCGCCCTCGCTGCGCGGGCGTGTGTACGCTGCGCCTCCGCAGTCCGAGCGCCAGCCGAAGCAGCCGCGCCCGACGGTGGCTGCGCCCGAGGAGGTCGTGCGGTTCGCTGACGCGCTGCTCGACGCGCCCGCGCTGCGCGTGCTGTCGGTCGACGGCAGCCTGCACCAGCAGCACCTCATCATGACGCTGCGGCATCTGCTCATGGCGTATCGCTCTGGTACGCTGCGGCCCCTCGGCGAGCCGCTCATGCCGGGGCGGGTGTACATCTCGCTGCAGGATCCGCTCGCGGATGCGCTCTGGCGAAGGCTTGCGGCCAACGAAGCGGCGTCCGCGGCGGCGGCTGCGACGGGCCACGATCGACGATCGCGGCGCGTGGGCGCGCTGGCCATGCCGCGCATCGATCGCGAGACCCTGCTCGCGACGGCGAGGCCCGTGCCAGGCGTCGATGCGCTCGCGGCGGCGATGACGATCCTCGAGGGCATCGACGCATCGATCTCGCTCGCGGCGGATCTGACGCCCTCGCCGATCTCGGTGCACCAGGATCTTTACGGTCCTGACGAGATGGCGCACACGGATGGAAGCGGCATCAGCCTGAACATGGCCTCGCCGCGGGTGCGTGGGCTCTTGCTCTCGGTGCTCTGCGAGGACGACGTGGCGGCGTTCTCGGCGCTCGTCGACCTCATGCTGCACGAGAAGACGCACGTGTCGCTCGCGAGCTTCGTGCCCCATGCCA
- a CDS encoding response regulator transcription factor translates to MSPTSTPLRVLVAEDEPAMLSLVTRHMKSLGFNVVESSEGDTAWRLAQEHHPDLVMLDVMMPGMSGWEICKRIKAPGAEGGAFGRTAVIMLTGIGENLNEMTSPLYAADGWLNKPFEFTVLDDKIREVLARYGKEMPEREGRSLAAEETNGVADASLDDDADDVDDEDEDLSSEEAAPAPAKKTARKGASAAAKTTKKAPAKKAVKGAASKAPAKKTAAKKAVATKAVAKKTAAAKAPAKKAAGTKAPAAKAPATKAPAAKAPATKAAGKAPAGKKVAEKPARGAAKKAPAGARRSK, encoded by the coding sequence ATGTCGCCCACGAGCACGCCTCTCCGTGTCCTCGTTGCTGAGGACGAGCCCGCCATGCTGAGCCTGGTGACTCGCCACATGAAGAGCCTCGGCTTCAACGTCGTCGAGTCCTCCGAAGGCGATACGGCGTGGCGCCTCGCGCAGGAGCACCACCCCGATCTCGTCATGCTCGACGTGATGATGCCGGGCATGAGCGGATGGGAGATTTGCAAGCGCATCAAAGCTCCCGGCGCCGAAGGCGGCGCGTTCGGCCGCACCGCGGTCATCATGTTGACCGGCATCGGCGAGAACCTGAACGAGATGACCTCGCCGCTCTACGCGGCCGACGGCTGGCTGAACAAGCCCTTCGAGTTCACGGTCCTCGACGACAAGATCCGCGAGGTTCTCGCCCGCTACGGCAAGGAGATGCCGGAGCGCGAAGGCCGCTCGCTCGCGGCGGAGGAGACCAACGGCGTCGCCGACGCGTCCCTCGACGATGACGCGGACGACGTGGACGACGAGGACGAGGACCTCTCCAGCGAGGAGGCGGCCCCGGCGCCGGCCAAGAAGACCGCGCGCAAGGGCGCGAGCGCGGCGGCGAAGACGACGAAGAAGGCCCCCGCCAAGAAGGCCGTGAAGGGCGCGGCGAGCAAGGCGCCTGCGAAGAAGACGGCCGCGAAGAAGGCGGTTGCGACGAAGGCTGTCGCGAAGAAGACGGCGGCGGCGAAGGCTCCTGCCAAGAAGGCGGCTGGGACGAAGGCGCCCGCAGCGAAGGCGCCCGCGACGAAGGCGCCCGCAGCGAAGGCGCCCGCGACGAAGGCGGCGGGCAAGGCGCCGGCGGGCAAGAAGGTCGCGGAGAAGCCTGCACGTGGCGCCGCGAAGAAGGCTCCCGCGGGGGCGCGCCGCTCCAAGTGA
- the groL gene encoding chaperonin GroEL (60 kDa chaperone family; promotes refolding of misfolded polypeptides especially under stressful conditions; forms two stacked rings of heptamers to form a barrel-shaped 14mer; ends can be capped by GroES; misfolded proteins enter the barrel where they are refolded when GroES binds) — MAAKEILYNESARSMILAGVNALADAVKVTLGPKGRNVVIEKSFGSPTVTKDGVTVAKEIELENRFENMGAQMVREVASKTSDIAGDGTTTATVLAQAIYREGSKLVAAGHNPMEIKRGIDKAVEALVGNLKSAAKLTQDAKEIAQVGTISANGDQTIGKLLADAMEKVGKEGVITVEEAKSAETTLEVVEGMQFDRGYLSPYFVTDAEAMKTVMEDAYILISEKKISNMKDLLPVLEAIAKSQKQLLIIAEDVEGEALATLVVNKLRGTLHCAAVKAPGFGDRRKEMLKDIAVLTDGSVIAEELGLKLENVTISDLGRAKTVIIDKDNTTIVGGQGKKDKIKARQQEIRGQIEHTTSDYDREKLQERLAKLVGGVAVIKVGAATETEMKEKKARVEDALHATRAAVEEGIVPGGGVALIRAQASLEKLDVNDEQRFGVNIIRRAIEEPLRQISANAGEEGSIVVQKVREGKGAFGYNAATGEYGDLLGMGVIDPAKVVRSALQNAASVASLMLTTEALIAERPKEEKAAAGGGHAGHSHDF; from the coding sequence ATGGCAGCCAAAGAGATTCTCTACAACGAGAGCGCGCGCAGCATGATCCTCGCGGGCGTCAATGCGCTCGCGGACGCGGTGAAGGTGACCCTCGGCCCGAAGGGCCGGAACGTGGTCATCGAGAAGAGCTTCGGCTCGCCGACCGTCACCAAGGACGGCGTCACCGTGGCCAAGGAGATCGAGCTCGAGAACCGCTTCGAGAACATGGGCGCGCAGATGGTGCGCGAGGTGGCCTCGAAGACGAGCGACATCGCGGGTGACGGCACCACGACGGCGACGGTGCTCGCCCAGGCGATCTACCGCGAGGGCTCCAAGCTCGTCGCGGCGGGCCACAACCCGATGGAGATCAAGCGCGGCATCGACAAGGCCGTCGAGGCCCTCGTCGGCAACCTCAAGAGCGCCGCCAAGCTCACGCAGGACGCCAAGGAGATCGCGCAGGTCGGCACGATCAGCGCGAACGGCGACCAGACGATCGGCAAGCTCCTCGCGGACGCGATGGAGAAGGTCGGCAAGGAGGGCGTGATCACGGTCGAGGAGGCCAAGAGCGCCGAGACCACGCTCGAGGTCGTCGAGGGCATGCAGTTCGACCGCGGCTACCTGAGCCCCTACTTCGTGACCGACGCCGAGGCGATGAAGACGGTCATGGAGGATGCCTACATCCTCATCTCGGAGAAGAAGATCTCCAACATGAAGGACCTGCTCCCGGTGCTCGAGGCGATTGCCAAGAGCCAGAAGCAGCTCCTCATCATCGCCGAGGACGTCGAGGGCGAGGCGCTCGCGACGCTCGTCGTGAACAAGCTCCGCGGCACGCTGCACTGCGCGGCCGTCAAGGCGCCCGGCTTCGGTGATCGCCGCAAGGAGATGCTGAAGGACATCGCGGTCCTCACCGACGGCTCGGTGATCGCGGAGGAGCTCGGCCTCAAGCTCGAGAACGTGACCATCAGCGATCTCGGCCGCGCCAAGACCGTCATCATCGACAAGGACAACACGACGATCGTCGGCGGTCAGGGCAAGAAGGACAAGATCAAGGCCCGCCAGCAGGAGATCCGCGGCCAGATCGAGCACACGACGAGCGACTACGATCGCGAGAAGCTCCAGGAGCGCCTCGCGAAGCTGGTCGGCGGCGTGGCCGTCATCAAGGTCGGCGCTGCGACCGAGACCGAGATGAAGGAGAAGAAGGCCCGCGTCGAGGACGCGCTGCACGCGACCCGCGCGGCCGTCGAGGAGGGCATCGTCCCCGGCGGTGGCGTGGCGCTCATCCGCGCCCAGGCCTCGCTCGAGAAGCTCGACGTGAACGACGAGCAGCGGTTCGGCGTGAACATCATCCGCCGCGCGATCGAGGAGCCCCTCCGCCAGATCTCGGCGAACGCGGGCGAGGAAGGCTCGATCGTCGTGCAGAAGGTGCGCGAGGGCAAGGGCGCGTTCGGCTACAACGCGGCCACGGGCGAGTACGGCGACCTGCTCGGCATGGGCGTCATCGACCCGGCCAAGGTCGTGCGCTCGGCGCTCCAGAACGCCGCCAGCGTGGCGAGCCTCATGCTCACCACCGAGGCGCTCATCGCGGAGCGGCCCAAGGAGGAGAAGGCGGCGGCGGGTGGCGGCCATGCGGGCCACAGCCACGACTTCTGA
- the groES gene encoding co-chaperone GroES, giving the protein MATKIRPLQDRVIVKRVKEEEKTKGGLYIPDTAKEKPIEGTVLAVGNGKVLEDGTVRRLDVKEGDRVLFGKYSGTEVKLDGEEHLILREDDILGVLES; this is encoded by the coding sequence ATGGCGACGAAGATCCGACCGCTCCAGGACCGCGTGATCGTCAAGCGCGTGAAGGAGGAAGAGAAGACCAAGGGTGGTCTCTACATCCCCGACACCGCGAAGGAGAAGCCGATCGAGGGCACCGTGCTCGCCGTCGGCAACGGCAAGGTCCTCGAGGACGGCACGGTTCGCCGGCTCGACGTGAAGGAGGGCGACCGCGTCCTCTTCGGCAAGTACTCGGGGACCGAGGTGAAGCTCGACGGCGAGGAGCACCTCATCCTGCGCGAGGACGACATCCTCGGCGTGCTCGAGTCGTGA
- a CDS encoding NAD-dependent epimerase/dehydratase family protein — protein sequence MTSTEDIAAVSGATGFIGSAVVRKLLGAGRKVRALIEPGVKLDNLEGLPSERLELVTVDICDRDGMHRALEGASAFYHLAAIYRIWMPDPAPLYRVNIEGTTTALLAAQAAGVRRIVYTSSIAAIGLHADGTPADESTPFNLWDIANDYILSKYHAERVALRMAEAGAPIVIVSPALPFGPGDIRPTPTGAMVLALLRGEVPGVGEGGFCAVDVDDVADGHLAAEARGRIGEKYILGNHNITFKAFCELVCDVAGRKPPRLPLPSALAQGVALGMELWADHVSHERPNATYRSVRYLQRLAYFDGSKAQRELGVTVTPLRDSIEREIAYFELKGMVRPRGRA from the coding sequence ATGACGAGCACCGAAGACATCGCCGCCGTGAGCGGCGCCACGGGGTTCATCGGCTCGGCCGTCGTTCGCAAGCTGCTCGGCGCCGGGCGCAAGGTGCGGGCGCTGATCGAGCCGGGCGTGAAGCTCGACAACCTCGAGGGGCTGCCGTCCGAGCGTCTCGAGCTCGTCACGGTCGATATTTGCGATCGCGACGGGATGCACCGCGCGCTCGAGGGAGCGAGCGCTTTCTATCACCTCGCGGCCATCTACCGCATCTGGATGCCCGATCCCGCGCCGCTCTACCGCGTGAACATCGAGGGCACGACGACCGCGCTGCTCGCGGCGCAGGCGGCGGGCGTCCGGCGCATCGTCTACACGTCGTCGATCGCGGCGATCGGCCTGCACGCCGACGGCACGCCTGCCGACGAGAGCACTCCGTTCAACCTGTGGGACATCGCGAACGACTACATCCTGTCGAAGTACCACGCCGAGCGCGTCGCGCTGCGCATGGCCGAGGCGGGCGCGCCCATCGTGATCGTCAGCCCCGCCCTGCCCTTCGGCCCGGGGGACATCCGGCCGACGCCGACGGGCGCCATGGTGCTCGCGCTCCTGCGCGGCGAGGTGCCTGGCGTGGGCGAGGGCGGCTTCTGCGCGGTCGACGTCGACGACGTGGCCGACGGTCACCTCGCGGCCGAGGCGCGCGGGCGCATCGGCGAGAAGTACATCCTCGGCAACCACAACATCACCTTCAAGGCGTTCTGCGAACTCGTGTGCGACGTCGCGGGGCGAAAGCCGCCGCGGCTGCCCCTGCCCTCCGCGCTCGCGCAGGGCGTCGCGCTCGGCATGGAGCTGTGGGCCGATCACGTGAGCCACGAGCGGCCGAACGCGACGTACCGGAGCGTCCGCTACCTGCAGCGCCTCGCGTACTTCGACGGCTCGAAGGCCCAGCGCGAGCTCGGCGTGACCGTGACGCCGCTGCGGGACTCGATCGAGCGCGAGATCGCTTATTTCGAGCTCAAAGGAATGGTCAGGCCGCGCGGGCGAGCGTGA
- a CDS encoding DoxX family protein translates to MNVHALLYPDPRRTSSIALLLVRVAAGLMLAPHGYAKLMAGPAGLAAGLAQKGMPAPTLLAWCATLSELLGGLFVALGLLTRPAAAAASFTMIVAWSTMHLADAALIGAAGGARFEYPFVLSVCFLALAIAGGGRYSLDAVLFGRKLGAGRGVD, encoded by the coding sequence ATGAACGTCCACGCGCTTCTTTATCCCGATCCGCGCCGCACGAGCTCGATCGCCTTGCTCCTCGTTCGCGTGGCCGCCGGCCTCATGCTCGCGCCGCACGGCTACGCGAAGCTCATGGCCGGACCCGCCGGGCTCGCAGCAGGGCTCGCGCAGAAGGGCATGCCCGCGCCCACGCTCCTCGCCTGGTGCGCGACGCTCTCCGAGCTGCTCGGCGGGCTCTTCGTCGCGCTCGGCTTGCTCACGCGCCCCGCAGCAGCGGCCGCCTCGTTCACCATGATCGTCGCCTGGTCGACCATGCACCTCGCCGATGCTGCCCTGATCGGCGCAGCGGGCGGCGCGCGTTTCGAGTACCCCTTCGTCCTCTCCGTCTGCTTTCTCGCCCTCGCGATCGCGGGCGGCGGACGCTACTCGCTCGACGCCGTCCTCTTCGGTCGCAAGCTGGGCGCCGGGCGCGGCGTCGACTGA